In the Variovorax sp. S12S4 genome, one interval contains:
- a CDS encoding response regulator, with product MHILLIEDDLDLGRALQAALRVDGLSSEWRRRAADAPRQLEGSTFDCVLLDLSLPDGNGLELLARWRREGSSLPVIVITARSAVEDRLAGLDGGADDFVIKPFATAELISRIRAVLRRSARQASEVWTLGPLAIEPRRHLASLNGEPLDLSPREFRLLLELAREPGAVIAKGVLAQKLEPLGEPVDFAAVEVHVSNLRRKIGAAMVHTVRGVGYMLAS from the coding sequence GTGCATATCCTGCTGATTGAAGACGACCTCGACCTTGGCCGCGCCCTGCAGGCCGCGCTCAGGGTCGACGGCCTGAGCAGCGAATGGCGCCGGCGGGCGGCGGATGCGCCGCGCCAGCTGGAGGGGAGCACCTTCGACTGCGTGCTGCTCGACCTTTCGCTGCCTGACGGCAACGGCCTTGAGCTGCTCGCGCGCTGGCGGCGCGAGGGCAGCAGCCTACCGGTCATCGTGATCACCGCGCGTTCAGCTGTGGAAGATCGGCTGGCCGGGCTCGACGGAGGCGCTGACGACTTCGTGATCAAGCCCTTTGCCACAGCCGAACTGATCTCACGCATCCGCGCCGTGCTGCGCCGCTCGGCGCGGCAGGCCAGCGAGGTGTGGACCCTTGGCCCACTGGCCATCGAACCGCGCCGGCATCTGGCCTCTTTGAACGGCGAACCGCTGGATCTGTCGCCGCGCGAATTCCGGCTGCTGCTCGAACTGGCGCGCGAGCCAGGCGCAGTGATTGCCAAGGGCGTGCTCGCGCAAAAGCTGGAGCCTCTGGGCGAGCCAGTGGATTTCGCGGCCGTAGAGGTGCACGTGTCCAACCTGCGGCGCAAGATAGGGGCCGCTATGGTGCACACCGTTCGCGGCGTGGGCTACATGCTCGCATCATGA
- a CDS encoding DUF2239 family protein: protein MPASTTPTALASTTMTAFSGFRRIASGTRSEVLAQLRQLPDAASVLLFDDSTGAQLDLDLREEAPAEPEATGEAPRTVGRPKLGVVAREVTLLPRHWEWLGRQPGGASVALRRLVDDARRVHADRDTERAAREATYRFMTAIAGDLPGFEEATRALFAGERERFDELVAPWPEDIRAHLQKLSAAGWSAA, encoded by the coding sequence ATGCCAGCCTCAACAACTCCAACAGCCTTGGCCAGCACCACCATGACCGCCTTTTCCGGTTTCCGGCGCATTGCAAGCGGCACCAGAAGCGAAGTGCTCGCGCAACTGCGCCAACTTCCCGATGCCGCCTCGGTACTGCTTTTCGACGATTCGACCGGTGCACAGCTCGATCTCGACCTGCGCGAAGAAGCACCCGCCGAACCCGAAGCCACGGGCGAAGCGCCCCGCACCGTCGGGCGGCCCAAGCTGGGCGTGGTGGCACGTGAAGTCACCCTGCTGCCGCGCCACTGGGAGTGGCTCGGCCGCCAGCCGGGCGGCGCCTCGGTCGCGTTGCGTCGCCTCGTCGACGACGCACGTCGCGTGCACGCCGACCGCGACACCGAGCGTGCGGCAAGAGAAGCCACCTATCGCTTCATGACCGCCATTGCGGGCGACCTGCCCGGCTTCGAGGAAGCGACGCGCGCATTGTTTGCAGGTGAACGCGAGCGCTTCGACGAGCTTGTCGCGCCGTGGCCCGAAGACATCAGGGCGCACCTGCAGAAGCTTTCCGCTGCGGGATGGAGCGCCGCATGA
- a CDS encoding sensor histidine kinase yields the protein MSKLWRPSLVQRVFLAVLLAFVFVLLVLQAYMYINFRQSLTVDQALSRLGRSLTQAISQLDDEARVRDVVASAETIYKTMRISGNPAGTLRFQLSNREGKLIHSSPELRSEILAGPLRKVATQHIDGEPYWVYQDETPRWSLRIAEPERTFAKVLPNNTRSVLPYLLLAFPVVLLPVWLAVKHGLRPLRRLADGIGHRKASDLSPLGLAPPYAELKPLTSALERMLQQLRDKVERERAFVHDAAHELRTPMAVIAAQAHALAGATSSESRGRAQAHLEQAIARASHLTQQLLDLALLDDAQPAVPKHIDVAQLSREILAQAAPRAMARGIDLTFDAPDSLDATIDVPAFQSILENLLNNAIQYVQNGAHVTVTLRDDDAAGLVLTVADDGPGIPMAEHQQVFERFYRGAGHEASGSGLGLAIVRQAVGRMEGRVEVTEGLLKKGVGFRVVLPAASEG from the coding sequence ATGAGCAAGCTCTGGCGCCCCTCGCTCGTGCAGCGTGTGTTTCTTGCGGTGCTGCTGGCCTTTGTCTTCGTGCTGCTGGTATTGCAGGCGTACATGTACATCAACTTCCGGCAGTCGCTGACCGTCGATCAGGCGTTGAGCAGGCTTGGCAGGTCGTTGACGCAAGCGATCTCGCAACTCGACGACGAAGCACGCGTGCGCGACGTGGTCGCCTCGGCCGAAACGATCTACAAGACGATGCGGATCAGCGGCAACCCGGCGGGGACGCTCCGGTTCCAGCTGTCGAACCGCGAGGGCAAGCTGATTCATTCGTCGCCGGAACTGCGCAGCGAGATCCTGGCCGGCCCGTTGCGAAAGGTGGCAACGCAGCATATCGATGGCGAGCCGTATTGGGTGTACCAGGACGAAACGCCGCGCTGGTCGCTGCGCATTGCAGAGCCCGAGCGCACGTTCGCCAAAGTGCTGCCCAACAACACGCGCAGCGTGCTGCCGTACCTGCTGCTCGCCTTTCCCGTCGTGCTGCTGCCGGTCTGGTTGGCGGTGAAGCATGGCTTGCGGCCGTTGCGGCGCCTGGCCGACGGAATCGGGCATCGGAAGGCATCCGACCTTTCGCCGCTCGGCCTCGCTCCGCCCTATGCGGAACTCAAGCCTCTGACATCCGCGCTCGAGCGCATGCTGCAGCAGCTGCGCGACAAGGTAGAGCGCGAGCGCGCGTTCGTGCACGACGCCGCGCACGAACTGCGAACACCGATGGCAGTCATTGCCGCGCAAGCGCACGCACTGGCGGGCGCAACCAGCAGCGAGAGCAGGGGCCGCGCGCAGGCCCATCTCGAGCAGGCGATCGCGCGGGCTTCGCATCTGACGCAGCAGCTACTCGATCTTGCGTTGCTGGACGATGCCCAGCCCGCGGTGCCGAAGCACATCGACGTTGCGCAGCTGTCGCGCGAGATCCTCGCGCAGGCAGCGCCGCGAGCGATGGCTCGGGGCATCGACCTGACATTCGATGCGCCGGACAGCCTGGACGCGACTATCGACGTGCCGGCGTTCCAGTCGATATTGGAGAACCTGCTCAACAACGCGATTCAGTATGTGCAAAACGGTGCACACGTGACCGTGACGCTGCGCGACGACGACGCAGCAGGCCTGGTGCTCACGGTAGCGGACGATGGCCCCGGTATTCCGATGGCAGAGCATCAACAGGTGTTCGAGCGCTTCTATCGCGGAGCGGGGCACGAAGCGAGCGGTTCCGGCCTGGGACTTGCCATCGTCAGGCAGGCTGTTGGCCGCATGGAGGGGAGGGTGGAGGTGACCGAAGGCCTTTTGAAAAAGGGCGTGGGCTTCCGCGTCGTGCTCCCGGCGGCCTCGGAGGGTTGA
- a CDS encoding PqiB family protein → MSEEDVKPNDNQAPPGLPPPRVVRRRQWLPSLIWLIPIVAALVGVMLIAKILMERGPEIVLTFNTAEGLEAGKTAVKYKDVQIGTVQSLRLARDRSHVRVIVQLNNEAKSFTAEDSRFWVVRPRLDTSGISGLSTLLSGAYIGADAGVSTETASEFKGLEVPPIVTRDASGQQFLLRATDIGSLDVGSPVYFRRIKVGQVAAYELDGDGRGVTLRIFVNAPYDKFVGVNTRFWQASGIDAQLSASGFTLRTQSLATILLGGIAFKAPDDAMGPLAKENTAFTLAEDETTAMKEPDGPPQTLLMYFNQSLRGLTPGAPVDFRGVVIGEVKSIGVEFDRAEREFRMPVLVQVYPDRLRRRAGESGVESRATQQERLRFLAEKGLRAQLRNGNLLTGQVYVALDFFPKAPPAKIDVTKNPIELPTMANSLDEIQSQVQEIASKLNKVPYEQIAADLRTTLTTLNKTLTSTEQAVTRINNDVTPELAAAMKDVRKTVNNAERTLADDSPLQQDMRQTLRELTRAAGSVRVLTDYLERHPESLLRGKPDDKK, encoded by the coding sequence ATGAGTGAAGAAGACGTCAAACCGAACGACAACCAGGCCCCGCCGGGGTTGCCGCCGCCCCGCGTGGTGCGCCGGCGCCAGTGGCTGCCTTCGCTGATCTGGCTGATTCCCATCGTGGCCGCGCTGGTCGGCGTGATGCTGATCGCCAAGATACTGATGGAGCGCGGGCCCGAGATCGTGCTTACCTTCAACACCGCCGAAGGGCTGGAAGCGGGCAAGACCGCCGTCAAGTACAAGGACGTGCAGATCGGCACCGTGCAAAGCCTGCGGCTTGCGCGCGACCGCTCGCACGTGCGGGTGATCGTGCAGCTGAACAACGAGGCCAAGAGCTTCACCGCCGAAGACTCGCGCTTCTGGGTGGTGCGGCCGCGGCTCGACACCTCCGGCATTTCAGGCCTGAGCACCTTGCTCTCGGGCGCATACATCGGCGCCGATGCGGGCGTGTCGACCGAAACCGCGAGCGAGTTCAAGGGCCTCGAAGTGCCGCCCATCGTCACGCGCGATGCATCGGGCCAGCAGTTCTTGCTGCGCGCGACGGACATCGGTTCTCTCGACGTGGGCTCGCCGGTGTACTTCCGGCGCATCAAGGTGGGCCAGGTGGCCGCCTATGAACTCGATGGCGATGGCCGCGGCGTGACGCTGCGCATCTTCGTCAATGCGCCTTACGACAAGTTCGTAGGCGTGAACACGCGCTTCTGGCAGGCAAGCGGCATCGATGCGCAGCTGAGCGCGAGCGGCTTTACCCTGCGCACGCAGTCGCTCGCCACCATCTTGCTGGGCGGCATTGCCTTCAAGGCGCCGGACGACGCCATGGGCCCGCTGGCCAAGGAGAACACGGCCTTCACGCTCGCCGAAGACGAAACCACGGCCATGAAGGAGCCCGACGGTCCGCCGCAGACGCTGCTGATGTACTTCAACCAGTCGCTGCGCGGCCTCACGCCGGGCGCACCGGTCGACTTCCGCGGCGTGGTGATCGGCGAGGTCAAGTCCATTGGCGTGGAGTTCGATCGCGCCGAGCGGGAGTTCCGCATGCCGGTGCTGGTGCAGGTCTACCCGGACCGCCTGCGCCGCCGTGCCGGCGAAAGCGGCGTGGAATCGCGCGCCACGCAGCAGGAGCGCCTGCGCTTCCTGGCCGAAAAGGGCCTGCGTGCACAGCTGCGCAACGGCAATCTGCTGACAGGGCAGGTGTACGTGGCGCTCGACTTTTTCCCGAAGGCGCCGCCGGCAAAGATCGACGTGACGAAGAACCCGATCGAGCTGCCCACCATGGCCAACAGCCTCGACGAGATCCAGTCGCAGGTGCAGGAAATTGCGAGCAAGCTCAACAAGGTGCCGTACGAGCAGATTGCCGCCGACCTGCGCACCACGCTCACCACGCTGAACAAGACGCTCACCAGCACCGAGCAGGCCGTGACGCGCATCAACAACGATGTGACGCCAGAGCTTGCCGCCGCCATGAAGGACGTGCGCAAGACCGTCAACAACGCCGAGCGCACGCTGGCCGACGATTCGCCGCTGCAGCAGGACATGCGCCAGACGCTGCGCGAGCTGACCCGCGCCGCCGGTTCGGTGCGCGTGCTGACCGACTACCTCGAGCGGCACCCCGAGTCGCTGCTGCGCGGCAAACCGGACGACAAGAAATGA
- a CDS encoding MFS transporter, with amino-acid sequence MAQIGKAPCDNALILHGAKAQETTCPDASKPWVLAAAIIGSSMAFIDGTVVNVALPAIQADLRATAFQAQWVVESYALLLAALLLVGGALGDHFGRRRIFAVGVGIFAVASVACGLAANVQQLIAARAVQGIGGALLVPGSLALISAAFPEKERGKAIGVWSGFSGITAAAGPVLGGFLVDHFSWAWAFLINVPMALLVLWIVWRHVPESRGSSASGGLDFLGALLATAGLGGIVYAFIEAPTQHWNSPAVVAAMAIGIAACVGFIAVERKAQTPMLPLALLRIGNFSGANLLTLLLYAALGGGLYFFPLNLIQVQGYSATVAGAALLPFIFIMFALSGWAGQLVDRFGPRLPLVIGPAIAAVGFALFAVPGVGASYWSGFLPAVVVLGFGMTVTVAPLTTTVMNAVGPEQAGVASGVNNAVSRAAAVLAIAVFGLIMAWAFDSALAESLRSMGASAEMSAFLEGERDKLAGAALPPGVDADTAAALKRAVAESFVAGFRWVMLLSAGLAVLSALSAWLMIGGGAAKDHGRGG; translated from the coding sequence ATGGCACAGATCGGCAAGGCACCCTGCGACAACGCGCTGATCCTGCATGGCGCCAAGGCACAAGAGACCACCTGTCCCGATGCCTCCAAGCCCTGGGTGCTGGCCGCCGCGATCATCGGCTCCAGCATGGCCTTCATCGACGGCACGGTCGTCAACGTGGCGCTGCCGGCCATCCAGGCGGACCTGCGGGCGACCGCATTCCAGGCGCAGTGGGTGGTCGAGTCGTATGCCTTGCTGCTGGCCGCGCTGCTGCTGGTGGGCGGCGCGCTCGGCGACCATTTCGGGCGGCGCCGCATCTTCGCGGTCGGCGTCGGCATCTTCGCTGTGGCATCGGTGGCTTGCGGACTGGCGGCCAACGTGCAGCAGCTGATTGCCGCGCGCGCGGTGCAGGGCATTGGCGGGGCCTTGCTGGTGCCCGGCAGCCTGGCGCTCATCAGCGCTGCATTCCCTGAAAAAGAGCGCGGCAAGGCCATCGGCGTCTGGTCGGGCTTCAGCGGCATTACCGCGGCCGCGGGCCCGGTGCTCGGCGGCTTTCTGGTCGACCATTTCTCGTGGGCCTGGGCCTTCCTCATCAACGTGCCGATGGCGCTGTTGGTGCTGTGGATCGTGTGGCGGCATGTGCCTGAAAGCCGCGGTTCGTCGGCCAGCGGCGGGCTCGACTTTTTGGGTGCGCTGCTGGCAACCGCCGGGCTCGGCGGCATCGTCTACGCGTTCATCGAGGCCCCCACGCAGCACTGGAATTCGCCCGCCGTGGTGGCTGCCATGGCCATTGGCATCGCGGCCTGCGTGGGCTTCATTGCCGTGGAGCGCAAGGCGCAAACACCCATGCTGCCGCTGGCACTGCTGCGCATCGGCAACTTCAGCGGCGCCAACCTGCTGACCTTGCTGCTGTATGCCGCGCTGGGCGGCGGCCTGTATTTCTTTCCGCTCAACCTGATTCAGGTGCAGGGCTACTCGGCCACGGTGGCGGGCGCGGCGCTGCTGCCGTTCATCTTCATCATGTTCGCGCTTTCGGGCTGGGCAGGCCAACTGGTGGACCGCTTCGGCCCGCGGCTGCCGCTGGTCATCGGCCCCGCGATTGCCGCCGTCGGCTTTGCGTTGTTCGCCGTGCCCGGTGTCGGCGCGAGCTACTGGAGCGGGTTTCTTCCCGCCGTGGTGGTGCTGGGGTTCGGCATGACCGTGACCGTGGCACCGCTCACCACCACGGTGATGAACGCGGTCGGTCCCGAGCAAGCCGGCGTGGCTTCAGGCGTCAACAACGCCGTGTCGCGCGCGGCCGCGGTGCTGGCCATTGCGGTGTTCGGCCTGATCATGGCCTGGGCCTTCGACAGTGCGCTGGCCGAGAGCCTGCGCAGCATGGGGGCCTCGGCGGAGATGTCGGCATTTCTGGAAGGCGAGCGCGACAAGCTGGCCGGCGCCGCGCTGCCGCCGGGTGTCGATGCGGACACCGCCGCAGCCTTGAAGCGCGCCGTCGCCGAATCCTTCGTGGCCGGTTTTCGGTGGGTGATGCTGCTGAGCGCCGGGCTGGCGGTGCTCAGCGCCTTGAGCGCCTGGTTGATGATTGGCGGTGGGGCTGCGAAAGATCACGGCCGCGGCGGCTGA
- a CDS encoding paraquat-inducible protein A: MGPFLHAHDNGDETPVATAASLGLVACPHCDAVWRDAAEGEPCGRCGTRLYTRKPYSLSRTWAFLIAACIMYIPANLLPVMITRTLFGAQYDTILSGVIYFWVSGAYGLAAIIFIASFLVPLFKLTVLILLALLGQRASDWRRPERAKLYHIVEIIGRWSMLDVFVVSLLTGLVQIQGFAVINAGVGIAAFGSVVVLTMLASLSFDPRLTWDSKEQQQAERQRNEPASDNREEKPA; encoded by the coding sequence ATCGGCCCTTTTCTCCATGCGCATGACAACGGCGACGAAACCCCGGTGGCCACGGCCGCCTCGCTCGGCCTTGTGGCCTGCCCGCATTGCGATGCCGTCTGGCGCGACGCCGCCGAGGGGGAGCCCTGCGGCCGTTGCGGCACCCGCCTGTACACGCGCAAGCCCTACAGCCTGAGCCGCACCTGGGCCTTCCTGATTGCGGCCTGCATCATGTACATACCGGCCAACCTGCTGCCGGTGATGATCACGCGCACGCTGTTCGGCGCGCAGTACGACACCATCCTGAGCGGCGTGATCTATTTCTGGGTGTCGGGTGCCTACGGGCTCGCGGCGATCATCTTCATCGCAAGCTTTTTGGTGCCGCTTTTCAAGCTCACGGTATTGATCTTGCTCGCCTTGCTGGGGCAGCGCGCGAGCGATTGGCGCAGGCCCGAGCGGGCCAAGCTCTATCACATCGTCGAGATCATCGGCCGCTGGTCGATGCTCGACGTGTTCGTGGTGTCGCTGCTCACCGGGCTGGTGCAGATCCAGGGCTTTGCGGTCATCAATGCGGGCGTGGGCATTGCGGCCTTCGGCTCGGTGGTGGTGCTGACCATGCTCGCCTCGCTGAGCTTCGACCCCAGGCTCACATGGGACAGCAAAGAGCAACAGCAAGCCGAACGGCAGCGAAATGAACCGGCAAGTGACAACAGGGAAGAAAAGCCAGCATGA
- a CDS encoding PqiC family protein, which produces MKKNSKPLLLGAAAAALIVLAGCASKPDNYYTLASTVPAAEAAPSTIGTAAPIYIELAPVAVPERLARPQMVVGRSNGSVQVDVLEQHRWAASFESELQDALASGIAARLGALDVTKGGRQTSQPVWRIAVQVRQFDAVDGGRVDAGFSWTLRRTDETRTMVCQLNVGEGVASGIDAVAQGAQRITAAAAAAIARSVSAARANPAATACPA; this is translated from the coding sequence ATGAAGAAAAATTCGAAACCGCTCCTTCTTGGTGCCGCTGCGGCCGCGCTGATCGTCCTTGCGGGCTGCGCGAGCAAGCCCGACAACTACTACACGCTGGCCAGCACGGTGCCGGCGGCCGAGGCCGCGCCTTCGACCATCGGCACCGCCGCGCCGATCTATATCGAGTTGGCGCCGGTTGCGGTGCCTGAGCGGCTTGCAAGGCCGCAGATGGTGGTGGGGCGCTCCAACGGCAGCGTGCAGGTCGATGTGCTCGAGCAGCACCGCTGGGCCGCGTCGTTCGAAAGCGAACTGCAGGACGCGCTGGCCAGCGGCATCGCGGCCAGGCTTGGCGCACTCGACGTCACCAAAGGCGGCCGGCAAACATCGCAGCCGGTGTGGCGCATTGCGGTGCAGGTGCGCCAGTTCGACGCGGTCGATGGCGGCCGCGTGGATGCAGGCTTCAGCTGGACGCTGCGGCGCACCGACGAGACCCGCACCATGGTCTGCCAGCTGAACGTGGGCGAGGGCGTCGCAAGCGGCATCGACGCGGTGGCGCAGGGCGCGCAGCGCATCACGGCGGCAGCCGCGGCGGCCATTGCACGCAGCGTGAGCGCGGCGCGCGCGAACCCGGCAGCGACGGCCTGCCCGGCCTGA
- a CDS encoding S9 family peptidase: MRNIRTPGSWYAALAAMCGAAALLAGCATGPTHPALVSARQDNTLPPLVPMRRFVANIDAVNGHILSPDGQQLAWVQAVGTDVGLGVRKTSDAAEVKSASTRTFATGTLARPFVSGPTYMWLPDSRHLSYLKDFTGDENTQIFVLDTEAPGAKPWAVTPWPGVRSAMLGWGAPGSATFLFANNQRDRSSMDLFEGDARTRTVREIARSEPDSRVLAWFIDTRRELAGRMRQLGSADGSDRLLELRQPDGNWRAFRTVKAFDSFWPQRIDVGAGRLWALTNVGRDKLALVEVDLAVGTEKLLADDAEVDLDYGVFPPQQGAPLAYVSEPGRPRISYLDTALASEVTGAVKTARERGWLEAEPVITRPASMANDVRRMVLRSTTENESVELLLDRASGQLTRLTPPREPTAELFSPMEPFSFKASDGLVVHGYLVRPLGVKGPAPLVVNIHGGPWVRDSWQSASFTPAQMLANRGYAVLNVNYRGSGGYGRAFMMAGARETSGRLQRDIAEAVQWAIDQGVADPKRMAVLGGSFGGFSVLTQLIQKPHDYRCGVDLVGVANWPRVIENWPPFWRNRHYFAAFFGDVNKPEERARMLQYSPISQIDRITAPLLVIHGANDVRVLRQDSDDVVATLQKLGRPVEYMSFPDEGHSVRKWRNRLAQWRKIEDTLAVCLGGRSNGFDFYELMPRQ; encoded by the coding sequence ATGAGAAACATCAGGACCCCGGGCAGTTGGTACGCCGCTCTTGCGGCCATGTGCGGCGCCGCGGCGCTGCTTGCCGGCTGCGCCACCGGCCCCACGCATCCTGCACTGGTGTCGGCGCGGCAGGACAACACGCTCCCGCCTCTCGTGCCGATGCGGCGCTTCGTGGCGAACATCGATGCGGTCAATGGCCACATCCTTTCGCCCGATGGTCAACAGCTTGCATGGGTGCAGGCGGTGGGCACCGACGTGGGACTCGGCGTGCGCAAGACGTCCGATGCAGCAGAGGTCAAAAGCGCCAGCACCCGCACCTTTGCGACCGGCACCCTCGCGCGGCCCTTCGTGTCGGGGCCAACCTACATGTGGCTGCCCGATAGCCGCCACCTGTCCTACCTCAAGGACTTCACGGGCGACGAGAACACGCAGATCTTCGTGCTCGACACCGAGGCGCCGGGCGCCAAGCCCTGGGCCGTCACGCCCTGGCCGGGCGTGCGCTCGGCCATGCTGGGATGGGGCGCGCCGGGCAGCGCCACCTTCCTGTTTGCGAACAATCAGCGGGACCGCTCCAGCATGGATCTTTTCGAAGGCGATGCCCGCACGCGCACCGTGCGCGAAATTGCGCGCAGCGAGCCCGACAGCCGCGTGCTGGCCTGGTTCATCGACACCCGGCGCGAACTCGCGGGCCGCATGCGGCAGCTCGGAAGCGCGGACGGCTCCGACCGGCTTCTGGAACTGCGCCAGCCCGACGGCAACTGGCGCGCCTTCAGAACGGTGAAGGCGTTCGACTCCTTCTGGCCGCAGCGCATCGATGTCGGCGCGGGGCGGCTCTGGGCATTGACGAATGTGGGACGCGACAAGCTTGCGCTGGTCGAAGTCGATCTCGCCGTCGGCACGGAGAAGCTGCTCGCGGACGATGCCGAAGTCGACCTCGATTACGGCGTGTTCCCACCGCAGCAGGGAGCGCCGCTGGCCTATGTTTCCGAACCCGGCCGCCCCCGCATCTCCTACCTCGACACTGCACTGGCCAGCGAAGTGACCGGCGCCGTGAAGACGGCCCGGGAGCGCGGCTGGCTGGAGGCCGAACCCGTCATCACGCGGCCCGCGAGCATGGCCAACGATGTGCGCCGCATGGTGCTGCGCTCGACCACCGAGAACGAAAGTGTCGAACTGCTGCTGGACCGCGCGAGCGGTCAGCTCACACGGCTCACACCGCCGCGCGAGCCGACGGCCGAGCTCTTCTCGCCCATGGAGCCCTTCTCCTTCAAGGCGTCGGATGGTCTCGTGGTGCATGGCTATCTCGTGCGGCCGCTCGGGGTAAAGGGGCCCGCGCCACTGGTGGTCAACATTCACGGCGGCCCCTGGGTCCGCGACTCATGGCAGTCGGCGAGCTTTACCCCCGCGCAGATGCTTGCGAACCGGGGCTACGCCGTTCTCAACGTGAACTACCGCGGCTCCGGCGGCTACGGGCGAGCCTTCATGATGGCGGGCGCGCGCGAAACCAGCGGCCGGCTTCAGCGCGACATTGCGGAGGCTGTGCAATGGGCCATCGACCAAGGCGTGGCCGACCCCAAGCGCATGGCCGTGCTCGGCGGCAGCTTCGGCGGATTCTCGGTACTCACCCAACTGATCCAGAAGCCGCACGACTACCGCTGCGGCGTCGACCTGGTGGGCGTTGCCAACTGGCCCCGCGTGATCGAGAACTGGCCGCCCTTCTGGCGCAACCGCCACTACTTTGCGGCCTTCTTCGGCGACGTGAACAAGCCGGAGGAACGCGCCCGCATGCTGCAGTACTCGCCCATCTCGCAGATCGACCGCATCACAGCGCCGCTGCTTGTGATTCACGGCGCCAACGACGTGCGCGTGCTGCGGCAGGATTCGGACGATGTGGTGGCCACGCTCCAGAAGCTCGGCCGGCCGGTCGAGTACATGAGCTTTCCGGACGAGGGCCACAGCGTGCGCAAGTGGCGCAACCGGCTGGCGCAATGGCGAAAGATCGAAGACACCCTGGCGGTGTGCCTTGGCGGGCGCAGCAACGGGTTCGACTTCTACGAACTGATGCCCCGGCAATAG
- a CDS encoding MATE family efflux transporter, giving the protein MSTTPTATTEAPADKTGLRGTPVAAAGAPRALWKTFLFFLAPMLLSNILQSLSGTINNIYIGQMIGVSALAAVSSFFPVMFFFIAFVIGLGAGASVLIGQAWGARDVAKAKAVAGTTLAVGILLGLAVAVFGGAFTTPLLALLGTPPDVLADSTSYARIMLIAMPGLFVFLLSTAMLRGVGDTVTPLLTLIISTVVGLIVTPALIRGWGGLPQLGVASGAWATVVAFVVATLWMAWRLRSRGSPLAPDAELIRHLRIDPKLLKAVLKVGVPTGVQMIVVALAEIALLSLVNGYGSSATAAYGAVNQVVAYVQFPAISIAITASILGAQAIGAGRADRLGAIAKTALLMNLALTGGLVLLGYLFSRHLMGFFITSAPVIEIAQTLLHIMLWSLVIFGMAAAISGIMRASGSVLVPTAISILCLIGIEVPVAWFMSHRIGLNGIWYAYPVTFGAMLLLQTAYYRLVWRKKAIRRLV; this is encoded by the coding sequence ATGAGCACCACGCCAACCGCCACCACCGAAGCCCCGGCAGACAAGACCGGCCTGCGCGGCACGCCCGTGGCCGCCGCCGGAGCACCGCGCGCATTGTGGAAGACCTTCCTGTTCTTCCTGGCGCCGATGCTGCTCAGCAACATCCTGCAGTCGCTGTCCGGCACCATCAACAACATCTACATCGGCCAGATGATCGGCGTCAGCGCTCTGGCGGCGGTGTCGAGCTTCTTTCCGGTGATGTTCTTCTTCATCGCGTTCGTCATCGGCCTGGGAGCCGGGGCCTCGGTACTCATCGGTCAGGCCTGGGGCGCGCGCGACGTTGCCAAGGCCAAGGCCGTGGCGGGCACCACGCTGGCGGTCGGCATCCTGCTGGGACTCGCCGTGGCGGTGTTCGGCGGCGCCTTCACCACGCCGCTGCTGGCATTGCTCGGCACGCCGCCCGACGTGCTGGCCGACTCCACCAGCTATGCCCGCATCATGCTGATCGCCATGCCGGGGCTGTTCGTCTTTCTGCTGTCCACCGCCATGCTGCGCGGTGTGGGCGACACGGTCACGCCGCTGCTCACGCTGATCATTTCCACGGTTGTCGGTCTCATCGTCACGCCGGCGCTCATTCGCGGCTGGGGCGGCTTGCCGCAGCTCGGCGTCGCTAGCGGCGCCTGGGCCACGGTGGTCGCCTTCGTGGTCGCCACGCTGTGGATGGCGTGGCGCCTGCGCAGCCGCGGCAGTCCGCTGGCACCCGATGCAGAGCTGATTCGCCATTTGCGCATCGACCCCAAGCTGCTGAAGGCCGTGCTCAAGGTCGGCGTGCCCACGGGCGTGCAGATGATCGTGGTGGCGCTGGCTGAAATTGCCCTGCTCTCGCTGGTGAACGGCTACGGCTCCAGCGCTACCGCGGCGTACGGCGCGGTGAACCAGGTGGTGGCGTATGTGCAGTTTCCGGCCATCTCCATCGCCATCACCGCCTCGATCCTCGGCGCCCAGGCCATCGGCGCAGGCCGCGCAGACCGGCTCGGCGCCATCGCCAAGACCGCGCTGCTGATGAACCTGGCGCTCACGGGCGGACTGGTGCTGCTGGGCTACCTGTTCTCACGCCACCTCATGGGCTTTTTCATCACCAGCGCGCCGGTGATCGAAATTGCGCAGACGCTGCTGCACATCATGCTGTGGAGCCTGGTGATCTTCGGCATGGCCGCAGCCATCTCGGGGATCATGCGCGCCAGCGGCTCGGTGCTGGTGCCCACGGCCATCTCGATCCTCTGCCTGATCGGCATCGAGGTGCCGGTGGCCTGGTTCATGAGCCACCGCATCGGACTCAACGGCATCTGGTATGCCTACCCCGTGACTTTCGGGGCGATGCTGCTTCTGCAAACGGCCTACTACCGGCTGGTGTGGCGCAAGAAGGCGATCCGGCGGCTGGTGTAG